Genomic DNA from Marinobacter sp. ANT_B65:
GAATTTGTTATTCTCCTGTCGCCTTGCGATCCGGCAACACTGGAACATATTGCCCGACGTATTTGCGAGGGCGTTGAGCAGGAGAGCCGCAAAACGGGCACGCCGGTAACGGTTAGCCTAGGCGGCTATCTCTCGAAACCCGGGGACAACATGGATACCGTGCTGCGAAATGCCGATCAGGCGCTTTATCGGGCGAAGGATAACGGGCGCAACCAGATTTGCATTACCCTCCCGGACGAAACCGGAATTAACCCCGCGTAACGAGTCTGACTCGTTACGCTATAACCGTTATACTCCGCCTCATCATTCATTTTTTCAGCCAGGTTAACCCATGCTCAACGCCGACGCTCTAAACCAGTTGCGCCAGCTAAAGTCTGACATTGAGGAAAGCAAAGTCGTTTTCCCGGGGACAGTCAAAGCCACTAACGGCCGTTTCGGATTCGTCGTTCTGGATGAAGGGCGGGACGTATTCCTGCCTCCGGAAGAAATGCAGAAAGTGCTTCCCGGAGACCGGGTCAATGTCACGGAACAGGAAGTGGCAAAAGGAAAAACCCAGGGTGTGGTGGATGGGCTGATCGAAAGCCGGCTAAACACCTTTGTCGGGCGCTATCTGGTAAAGGGCAAAGGGCATTTTGTTGTGCCGGAAACGCCCGGAATCAATCGCTGGATTTTTATCCCGCCGAAAGAACGCATGAATGCACAGCCAGATGACTACCTGTACTGCTGCATTCACAAACATCCGATTCATGATGGCAAAGGCCAGGCGAAAGTACTTCGGGTTATCGGCAAAGCCGGTGAACCGGGTATTGAACGCGCACTTACTCTGGCCACTTTCGATCTGACGGACGCCTGGCCGGATCCTGTCATGGAGCAGGCAGAAAGTCTCGACGAAGCCGCCATCGAGGCTCATGAGGCCGGCCGGGAAGACCGTACCGACCGGGCATACGTCACTATCGACAGCCCCGCCACTCAGGACATGGACGACGCACTACTGGCTGAACCCAATGCCACAGGCTGGGCTGTATCCATTGCCATTGCAGATCCATCAGCCGTCATTGATCCGGAAAGCGCAGCAGACCTCGAAGCCTTCAACCGGGCTACCGCAATCTATTTCCCGGGCGAACCACTGCCCATGCTGCCCGACTCCATAAGCACCCGGCTGTGCTCGCTGATGCCAGACGTGAAGCGACTGGCCCTGGTTTGCGATCTGCAGGTCAATAACGATGGAAGCCTGGGCGACTACAGCTTTCATCAGGCAGTCATCCGTTCCCGGGGCAAGTTAAGCTACGATCTTGTCGCGAACCTGATAGAGGGCCGCGAAGACGAAGACATCAAAGCTCTGCCGGACGCAGTAGCCAACAGCCTGGACCAGCTCCACCAGGCTGCAACCGCTCTGCGAAAATGGCGGAGTGAATATGCCCTGTTAAGCGGCGACCGGCCTGAATTCCGGCTCCGGCTGGATGAAAACCGGCGCATTCGCAGCATTGAGCCTTCGGTACAGAATGAAGCCCATCGCCTGGTAGAGGAGTGCATGGTTGCAGCCAACCGCTGCGCTGCGGATTTCCTGACCCGGCAGCCGTCTGGTCTGTTTGTTCAACACCCGGGGATCCGCAACGATCGTACAGACAACATTCGTGCCCTGATTGAAGGCTACGCGCCGCATCTTGCCGATATCGATGCCACAACTCCTGAAGGTTTTCAGGCATTAATGAAGCAGACCTCTGAACTGGAAGCGGAAGTGCCGGTAAAAGGCATCATTTCCCGCCAGCTGGCCCGTGCTGAGCTTGCGTTCACTGCGGCTCCGCATCAGGGCATGGGGATCAAGGCATACACGACATTTACGTCGCCCCTGCGCAAATACTCCGATCTCTATGTGCACCGCCTTATCAAAGCGGCCCTCTGGGATTCTCCAGTCAAGGCATTAAGCGATGAACAGCTGATGATACTTCAGAATGCCCAGTTCAAAGCCCGCCAGGCTGCCAACAGTCTGGAAACCTGGCTCCGGAGCGACTTTGCCAAAACGCTGGGCGAAGAACCCATGGAGGGCGTGATCAGCCGGACAATCCCCGCTGGCTTTTTTGTACGCCTGGAAAGTAATGGCCTGGAAGGCTTTGTCAGCTGCAAGGATCTGGACGGCAAGTACAGTTTCGATCCGGTTACCCTGCGCCTTGTTCACAACAAGAACGGTCGTATCTTCCAGTTGGAACAGGAAGTAAAAGTACGTTTTTCAGGAGTGGAAGAAGAGCGCCGGCAGGTCAACTTCAAGCTGGTTGAAACTGATGAAAGTATGATGGAGAAGGACGCCAGCCTGGGCTGACGTCCTTCCTGAGCGCTATGGACGAAGCATTTCGTCCAGGCGCTTATCCTTCGCCTGCCATTGATCCGCCAGCCAGTCCTTCACATTCCTGCGATGCTCAGCATCTGTTGAATAGTCCCTGCCTTTGAGGTGCTCGGGAATATCCACTGTGTGGATTTCCATCTTGATCTCCTTCACCCGACCACAGATGAAATCCCAGAATGTAGGTGCTCCGCCGGGGTATGCAATAGTTACATCGACCAGCGTCTGTATTGAGTCGCCCATGGTATCAAGAACGAAGGCGGCACCGCCGGCCTTCGGTGTCAACAGGTGGGTATAGCGCGATTTCTGTTTGTCATGCTTGGCTTGGGTAAAGCGCGTACCTTCAACAAAATTCATCACGCTGACCGGCGTATAGCGAAACTTCTCACAGGCAATACGGGTTGCCTTGAGATCTTCTCCCCGCTTCTCCGGATGTTTAATCAGGTACTCCCGGGTGTACCGCTTCATAAACGGGAAATCCAGCCCCCACCAGGCAAGACCAATAACCGGTACCCAGATGAGTTGCTGTTTAAGGAAGAATTTCAGAAACGGCGCCCGACGGTTGAATACCCGCTGCATGGCCAGAATATCCACCCAACTCTGGTGGTTGCTGAGCACCAGATACCAGCTTTCACGCCGGAGGTTTTCGGCACCTGAAACCTGCCACTGGGTTTTATGGGTCAGTTTCATCCAGGCGGTATTGCACGCAACCCAGGATTCGGAAATCCAGATAATGACCCGGGTGCATAAAACCCGGAAGCCCTTATGGGGTATAACCAGTTTCAGCAGCGCCGGAATGTATAACAACAGACACCAGAAAAGGGTGTTGATTCCCAGCAAAATGGAATTGAGTACGCCGATAATGGGAGCGGGGAGGAAGCTGAGCATGCGGTTCCTGTTGTGATTATTTGGCCAATGATGGGCAATCATACCAATCACCACCGGCTATGGGCAGTGGCCAATGGTGACCAGATAGCCAACCCGAAGTTACAGGGTGCCAGAGCAGAGCGTGCAGATTGGTGTGAAGCCAGGTTCCGGGAAGAGTGATTCTGAATTACACTGCCATCCATGAACCTTATCGATACATTCAATCTTGATGTTCGCGCACTTCACACCTTTGTCACCGTTCTTGACGAGGGCAGTGTCTCCCGGGCGGCGATCAAGCTGGGGGTCAGTCAGTCGGCGGTCAGCCATACTCTGGAGCGCTTGCGTAACGCTTTTGGCGATCCGTTGTTCGTCAAATCCGGACGCGGCATTGCGCCCACACAATACGCGGTTCAGGCCGGCCCCCATGTGCGTCAGATTCTCGACGATATGCACTCGCTGGCTTCCGGCCCGCCATTCGCGCCGGAAACCACTGAGCTGACCTTCACCGTTGCTGCCAACGATTACGAAAGGGATCTGCTGTTGCCACCGCTGATGCAACGCCTGCGGCAACAGGCGCCGGGCATTATGCTTCAGGTGATTGCTTCCGGGATTCCCAGCGCCGACATGCTGCGCAAAGACGCCTGCGACCTGATCATTTCGCCCCATGCTCCGGAAGCCACCGATATAATGCAAAGAGGCCTGATGGGTGATCGAATGGTGGTGTTCTATGACCCTGAACAAAGGGATGCACCTGAGAATGTAGCCGATTACCTGAAGGCTGATCACATCTCTGTGATGTTCGCCAACGGCGAAAAACCGGCTCTTGAGGCTGGCCTCACAGCCCGTGGACTGAGCCGCCGGAACCTGGTCACTGTCTCCAACTTTTCCGGGCTGTCGGAGTTTCTCCGTGGCAGCGACATGCTTGTTACTGCGCCTGAGCGCATGAGCAAACACTTACTCCGGGACTTTGCTTCTGTTCCCCTGCCCTTCAACCTGAAGCCTTTTACCCTGCTGATGGTATGGCACCGTCGCAACCAGAATGACCCTGCTCACCACTGGCTGAGAAACCAGGTGAACGCAGTCGCAGCCACCATGAACGGCCTTAACGAGTAATTCATCAATTTTGTTCATATATCCTATGAGCAGCACTGCCGTTATTTTTCAGTGCGACAACCCCTAGAATCCATTCCAAAGTTGACCGCAGGTGTGGGGTGAGCTTTCCAAAACACGCTCCTTACGGCACATCCATGTGACGCTTGGGCTCCGCCATCCATGGCTCCGCACAGTTTTGGAAAGCTCACCCCACACCCGCTACCCTCAAATAGCTGGACGTTAAATGCTCGCACTAACCAGTATATGGACCACCATACTACTAGCCGCCGCCGTCGCACTGGGGCCTCTGGCCACCGATATGTATCTGCCTGCGCTGCCACAGATCGGCAGTGATTTCGGCACCGGTACCAGCCAGGTTCAGTTGACCCTGAGTCTGTACATGGTCGGCTTTGCCATCGCGCAACTGGTATGCGGCCCACTGGCAGACCGCTTTGGCCGCAAACCAGTGATGATTGGCGGTTTCGTGCTGTTTGCTATCGCCAGTATCGGTTGTGCACTCGCCAGCAACATAGAAACCCTGATTCTTTGCCGATTCCTTCAGGCACTGGGTGGGTCGGCAGGCCCGGTTCTCGGGCGGGCTGCTATCCGGGATATCTATACCCCCCGGGAGGCCGCAAAAATCATGGCACTTCTTGCCAGTATCATGGCCCTGGCGCCTGCCGTAGCACCAACACTCGGCGGCCTGATGGTAGCCGGGCTCGGCTGGCACTCTATTTTCCTTGTGCTGGGCGCCTATGCACTGATCATGGCCCTGGTCGTGACTTTCGGTATCCCTGAACCCATGCGCCCGGAATACCGCCAACCTTTACAGCTCGGCAGCCTGCTGCGGAACTATCGCGCCATAGGCACCGACATCAGCTTTCTTGGCTACACACTGACCAATGCACTGATATTTTCAGGGCTGTTTGCGTTTCTCTCGGGTTCCTCGTTCGTACTGATCGATTTTCTTGAAGTGCCACCTCAGCAGTTTGGTCTGTATTTTGCCGGCATAGTGGTTGGTTACGTTACAGGTAACCTGTCAGCGATTCGCCTTGGCAGCCGCCTGACTCCGGATCAGATTCTGGTACGCGGGCTTATTATTGCCGTCGCAGCTGGCAGCCTTATGGTGGCTCTGGCACTGGCAGGGGTGTTCAGTGTGTGGGCAGTCATACTGCCTCAGGCACTGTTTATGGCGGGAACCGGAATGGTTATGCCCCAGACCATGGCGGGAGCCATGGCCAACTTCCCACGCATGGCCGGCTCGGCTTCAGCGCTGTTCGGCTTCGCCCAGATGGCCGTCGCAGCAGGAGCTGGCATGCTTGTAGGCCACTTGCATGACGGAACCTCATTAGTGATGGCCACAGTTATTGCCATCTGCGCCATTTGTTCCCTCGCAAGCTACAGGCTGCTGGTTCAGCGCTATCCCGCTCCCGGATTCGAGCCGCAAGTGGTATCCGGGCAGTCGTAGCCTTTCAATATAACCGTGGGGGATGCAAACTCATCCAGGATGAACTAAACAGAGTAAGCTGTTTATGAACATTTCCGGATCACTATTTCCGTACCACGAAAGGAAAAACCCATGAGTACAGTAACCCTCGACGGCAACCCTATTGAATTAAGCGGCAAGTTTCCGCAGAACGGCGACACAGTACCCTCTTTTACACTCACCAACAGTGGTCTTGAAGAAGTAACACTCGACCACTGGGCCGGGAAACGCAAAATCCTGAACATCATCCCCAGTATCGATACCGGGGTGTGCGCCGCCTCCACTCGTAAGTTCAATGAAAAAGCCGGAGCCTTGGATAACACTGTTGTACTGGTTGTCTCCGCCGACCTGCCATTTGCTGCAGCCCGTTTTTGTGGCGCAGAAGGCCTGGAAAACGTCATCACACTTTCGTCCTTCCGGAACTACAGTTTCCAGCAGGACTACGGAGTTGGCATTCAGACCGGACCGCTGGCCGGCCTTTGCGCCCGCGCAGTGCTGGTGCTGGATGCAGACAACAAAGTTCTCCACAGCCAGCTTGTCGGTGAAATCAAAGACGAGCCCGACTACGAGGCAGCGCTGAAGGTTCTCTGATCAGGGCTCCGGAGCAACATCAGGAAATTCTGGAGGAAAAGCCGCTCTGCCCGAAGCCTTTTGGGTAGTCCGGCCTCCCCGGACAGTGCATTGCCAGGGATGGCAATGCCAGGCCCCCACAGATATGTTCACGGCGTGTCTGAGAGTCCCGCCCTATAGGCCAACTTCAAAGTAAACCTGTTAGACTTCCGCCCCAAACCCAGACCAAGGCGTCAGCCCAAACCCGTGAGCAACACCACCCAAACCGCCAGCCTGTCCCGCCAGCTCTACACCATGACCTGGCCCATGCTGTTTGGCGTGCTCTCACTGATGACTTTCCAGCTGGCCGACAGTGCTTTTATTGGCCAACTCGGCCGCGACCCGCTGGCCGCACTCGGCTTCACACTCCCCATGCACCAGCTCATCATCGGTCTGCAGGTCGGCCTAGGGATCGCCACCACCGCAATTATCTCGCGGACACTCGGTACCGGTGATGAACTGCGGGCATATCGCCTCGGTGGTCTGGTCATAACCGTTGGCAGCATGCTGGTCTTTTTACTCTGTGCCAGCCTGTGGCTCCTGCAAAATCCGATCATGACAGCGCTTGGCGCAGACGACACCCTGCTCCCCCTGATTCGCAGCTATTGGATGCCCTGGCTGCTCTCCGCATGGTTTGGCGCATGTATCTACTTCGGTTACAGCATTTGCCGCTCCCACGGTGACACCAAACTGCCCGGCTATATGATGGTCGCCACAAGCCTCACCAACATAGCCCTGGATCCACTGTATATTTTTGTTTTTGACTGGGGACTTCCCGGTGCTGCCTGGGCCACAGTTACGTCTTTTGCAATCGGCTGTCTGTTTATCTATCCGAAACTTCTGAAGCGTGGCTGGGCCCGCTTCGACCTGCGTGAGCTCGCCTTGGGCCATGCCCTGAGGCAACTCAACAGTATTATGGCTCCAGCCATGGTCAGCCAAATGATGCCACCCGCGTCTTCCATGCTGGCAACCACCATGGTTGCCGGTTTTGGCTCGGCTGCGGTTGCAGCCTGGGGGCTGGGCACACGCCTGGAGTTTTTCTCCATTGTAGTGGTGCTCGCATTGACCATGTCCCTGCCCCCCATGATCGGGCGCATGCTGGGCGCCGGCGACATCGAACAGATCCGCAAACTGGTACGCCTGGCTGTGCGCTTTGTGGTGATCTGGCAACTGGCCATCGGCCTGCTCTGGCTGGTCGCCTCTGGCCTGGTTGCCGAATTGTTTACCAGCGACGATGAAGTTCAGAAAATTCTTGGGGGTTATCTCTTGCGGGTGCCGCTTAGCTACAGTGGTCTGGGGGTTTGCATGCTGATGGTATCTGTATGCAACGCTCTTGGCCTGGCCATGAGGGCTTTACTGGTTGCAACTCTGCGGCTGTTTCTCTGCTTCCTGCCATTGTTGTGGCTGGGCAGCCAGTTCGGCGGCCTGTACGGCCTGATGAGTGGCGCCCTCGCAGGCAATCTGTTCGCCGGAGCAATGGCCTACAGTTTCTACCGTACCGGCATGAAACAATTGCGTACAGGGGCAGGGAGTTCAGTTAAAACGTGACCGGAAACTCTCTGGCATGGGGATCATCTTCTTGGCCTGGTAATCAAAGAAGACAAACCCGTATTTCGCCAGGGCAACAGGCTGGCCGCTCTCGGCCTTGGTTACCCGGAACACAAAATCGCCACCATATTTATTGAAATCCATCGCTCCCACTTCAAAGCGCAGTACTTCCGGAAAGAACGACTCCGACTGATACATTGTGGCCAGATCCGTCAAAATCGTGCCCTCACCACCGAAATCACCATCCGGCATGTCGCAACTTATCAGAAACCGGGCTCGCGCCTCAGAGAGCATCGAAACCAGGGCATCGTTACCCAGGTGATTGGCGCCATTGATGTCGGTGGTTCTCACCTGTATACAGGTTTCGAAACAGAATACATCGTCGGGAAAAGAGAGTTGAATTCGGGCCACTTCAGGTACCTGTCTGGCAAAGTGTCGGGAGCAGAAACGGATGATACGCTGTTGTACTCAGGTGTTCACCTCAAGATCTTGTCGTAAAAATCGGTTATCTTCGTTTCTGGTCTTTTAGCGCTGACTTCTGCCTTTACGAGCCAGATATGGCTTTCATGGCAGATCCAGAAGCATGCGGAGGTTACGGTTTTGAATAATAAGAACTCTATGGATATTCGCCCTGCGGCAACCCTGGCACTGGTTCGGGATACTCGGGACGGTATTGAGATATTACTGTTGCAGCGTACCTGGGACGCC
This window encodes:
- a CDS encoding thioesterase family protein, which translates into the protein MARIQLSFPDDVFCFETCIQVRTTDINGANHLGNDALVSMLSEARARFLISCDMPDGDFGGEGTILTDLATMYQSESFFPEVLRFEVGAMDFNKYGGDFVFRVTKAESGQPVALAKYGFVFFDYQAKKMIPMPESFRSRFN
- a CDS encoding acyltransferase; the encoded protein is MLSFLPAPIIGVLNSILLGINTLFWCLLLYIPALLKLVIPHKGFRVLCTRVIIWISESWVACNTAWMKLTHKTQWQVSGAENLRRESWYLVLSNHQSWVDILAMQRVFNRRAPFLKFFLKQQLIWVPVIGLAWWGLDFPFMKRYTREYLIKHPEKRGEDLKATRIACEKFRYTPVSVMNFVEGTRFTQAKHDKQKSRYTHLLTPKAGGAAFVLDTMGDSIQTLVDVTIAYPGGAPTFWDFICGRVKEIKMEIHTVDIPEHLKGRDYSTDAEHRRNVKDWLADQWQAKDKRLDEMLRP
- a CDS encoding LysR family transcriptional regulator — its product is MNLIDTFNLDVRALHTFVTVLDEGSVSRAAIKLGVSQSAVSHTLERLRNAFGDPLFVKSGRGIAPTQYAVQAGPHVRQILDDMHSLASGPPFAPETTELTFTVAANDYERDLLLPPLMQRLRQQAPGIMLQVIASGIPSADMLRKDACDLIISPHAPEATDIMQRGLMGDRMVVFYDPEQRDAPENVADYLKADHISVMFANGEKPALEAGLTARGLSRRNLVTVSNFSGLSEFLRGSDMLVTAPERMSKHLLRDFASVPLPFNLKPFTLLMVWHRRNQNDPAHHWLRNQVNAVAATMNGLNE
- a CDS encoding MATE family efflux transporter, which translates into the protein MTWPMLFGVLSLMTFQLADSAFIGQLGRDPLAALGFTLPMHQLIIGLQVGLGIATTAIISRTLGTGDELRAYRLGGLVITVGSMLVFLLCASLWLLQNPIMTALGADDTLLPLIRSYWMPWLLSAWFGACIYFGYSICRSHGDTKLPGYMMVATSLTNIALDPLYIFVFDWGLPGAAWATVTSFAIGCLFIYPKLLKRGWARFDLRELALGHALRQLNSIMAPAMVSQMMPPASSMLATTMVAGFGSAAVAAWGLGTRLEFFSIVVVLALTMSLPPMIGRMLGAGDIEQIRKLVRLAVRFVVIWQLAIGLLWLVASGLVAELFTSDDEVQKILGGYLLRVPLSYSGLGVCMLMVSVCNALGLAMRALLVATLRLFLCFLPLLWLGSQFGGLYGLMSGALAGNLFAGAMAYSFYRTGMKQLRTGAGSSVKT
- a CDS encoding ribonuclease R family protein; amino-acid sequence: MLNADALNQLRQLKSDIEESKVVFPGTVKATNGRFGFVVLDEGRDVFLPPEEMQKVLPGDRVNVTEQEVAKGKTQGVVDGLIESRLNTFVGRYLVKGKGHFVVPETPGINRWIFIPPKERMNAQPDDYLYCCIHKHPIHDGKGQAKVLRVIGKAGEPGIERALTLATFDLTDAWPDPVMEQAESLDEAAIEAHEAGREDRTDRAYVTIDSPATQDMDDALLAEPNATGWAVSIAIADPSAVIDPESAADLEAFNRATAIYFPGEPLPMLPDSISTRLCSLMPDVKRLALVCDLQVNNDGSLGDYSFHQAVIRSRGKLSYDLVANLIEGREDEDIKALPDAVANSLDQLHQAATALRKWRSEYALLSGDRPEFRLRLDENRRIRSIEPSVQNEAHRLVEECMVAANRCAADFLTRQPSGLFVQHPGIRNDRTDNIRALIEGYAPHLADIDATTPEGFQALMKQTSELEAEVPVKGIISRQLARAELAFTAAPHQGMGIKAYTTFTSPLRKYSDLYVHRLIKAALWDSPVKALSDEQLMILQNAQFKARQAANSLETWLRSDFAKTLGEEPMEGVISRTIPAGFFVRLESNGLEGFVSCKDLDGKYSFDPVTLRLVHNKNGRIFQLEQEVKVRFSGVEEERRQVNFKLVETDESMMEKDASLG
- a CDS encoding Bcr/CflA family multidrug efflux MFS transporter, which codes for MLALTSIWTTILLAAAVALGPLATDMYLPALPQIGSDFGTGTSQVQLTLSLYMVGFAIAQLVCGPLADRFGRKPVMIGGFVLFAIASIGCALASNIETLILCRFLQALGGSAGPVLGRAAIRDIYTPREAAKIMALLASIMALAPAVAPTLGGLMVAGLGWHSIFLVLGAYALIMALVVTFGIPEPMRPEYRQPLQLGSLLRNYRAIGTDISFLGYTLTNALIFSGLFAFLSGSSFVLIDFLEVPPQQFGLYFAGIVVGYVTGNLSAIRLGSRLTPDQILVRGLIIAVAAGSLMVALALAGVFSVWAVILPQALFMAGTGMVMPQTMAGAMANFPRMAGSASALFGFAQMAVAAGAGMLVGHLHDGTSLVMATVIAICAICSLASYRLLVQRYPAPGFEPQVVSGQS
- the tpx gene encoding thiol peroxidase, whose amino-acid sequence is MSTVTLDGNPIELSGKFPQNGDTVPSFTLTNSGLEEVTLDHWAGKRKILNIIPSIDTGVCAASTRKFNEKAGALDNTVVLVVSADLPFAAARFCGAEGLENVITLSSFRNYSFQQDYGVGIQTGPLAGLCARAVLVLDADNKVLHSQLVGEIKDEPDYEAALKVL